The bacterium genomic sequence GGATGGAAGCTCAAGCCGCACAGGTCGTTTCAATGATGCTCAAGGGTAGTGATTAGTTTAGGAACCTCGGGTGGCCGGCTTGTGAAACATGCGCGGTACTATTGGTTATTGCTGGCCGAAGGGCATCTGACACGGAGTCTATTCGGAGCGATCCTGCGGCGGCTGACGGCGCTATCGGTGCCAGCTGGGTAAGGGAAGCGCTCGTTGCTGCCGACTCGGTCGACCACAAGGCCAGGGTGGAGACGGTGTCTGAGAAAGCGGCTGCCAACGCGACCGTACCGGGCGTGAGGGATCTTGGGAGGGCGCGGACGGGCTTTCATGGGCGAGGGCCAGGAAGGTTCGGGCGGAAAGCCGGGCCGGGCTCCTTCGATGCAAGGAGTTCAGGACCCAAAACGGAAATCTCAGATTGATCGGTTCGCTCTTGATCCGGTGCCGATCATCCCGGAGGTTGGGAGAGGAGCGAGCTAGTGGCAACGAGTTGTGCGGCACGCCTGGACAATGTTAGTGCCCAGGCCTGATCAAGGGAGGATCCGCACAATGGAACCCGCGAAACCACGCTGGACCGATCCGGACGCGTATGAGGCTTTCATGGGGCGCTGGAGTGAACACCTCGCGAAGCCCTTCCTCGCCTTCGCCGATGTCGCTCCGGGTGGACGCGTGCTCGATGTGGCCTGCGGGACCGGTGTCTTGACGAAAGCTCTGGCCGAGGCCGGCGCGCATGTGATCGGCATGGATGCCTCGGAGGGATATCTGGAAGGGGCCCGCCGTCATCGGTCCCACCCCAACGCCACCTATGAACTCGGCGATATCCGCCAGATGAGGTTCGACGACGGTTCATTCGACGCGGCCGTTTCCACGCTCGCCCTGGACGTTCTCCCGGAGATTGAACAGGTGGTCGCCGAGATGAAGCGAGTGACCCGTCCAGGCGGCGTGGTCGCGTCCGGCGTTCATCAGTTTTTTGGCGGCATGCCCGCCTTCGACCTCGTTATTCACACCGGTGCCGTGCTTGACGCTGGCTTCGCCGGGCTGAGGTCCACACGGGCGGGGCGCCAGCTCTTTTGGCCAAACGGCCAGGCCGGGTTGTGGCGGAAGATGGGCCTAACCAACGTGACCGAGGTCCCAGTTGTCGTGGATTGCGAGTACCCGTCCTTCGCGGATTATTGGGCTACGTTCACCGGCGGCCAGGGCATTGTGTCGGGCCATTTGATGGCGCTCTCGGACGACGTGCGAGGCGCGATTCAGCGCCATGTTCGTGCCGGATATCTGGCCGGGTTGCCGGATGGGCCTAGGTCGTTCCCCATGATGTTCCGCATGGTGCGCGGCCTGGTCCCCGGCTGACCCTGGCAAGGGTGGAGCGAGAGCGGCGATGGACTAACCCTTCTTATTCATCGCATAGCAGGGATTCGCGTTTAATGGATGATTTTGCTTCCTGCTAGAATCGCATGCGTGAGGGTACTTTATATGGGAGCGCTCGAGCACCTGGAGGATCGTGCAGAGGCGCCCTCCATGCGCCCGATGTCCTGTCCCGGGCGCCGCGGCTCGTATAGGCGAGATGCTTGACGGCGGGAGGTAGGACCATGGCCCAATCGAATCGGGGGAAGCTGGTGGCCACTTTTCGGTATCCCATTCGGGTCGAAGTTCGACGGCCCAAGTTCGCCCGCTCGGCCTCTCTTGCGTATATCGACGTCGCCAAGTTAGCTCGAGCCGCCCGCGCGGAGTTCGAGGTGGGCCACTTCGAGGCGGGTTGTTGTCGGAAGGCGGTTCTGGCGGTCGTCCGTAGGGGAATGGTGACGGCCCTTCGTGTGGAGGCCTGCGCAGAGTGCAAGCCGGTCCGGCTCACGCCCGAGCTTCAGGCGATGATCAACGCCGCACGGCGACGGATGGGCCGCCGGCGCGAGCGGCCGTTTCGCCCCATGACGGTGGTCCAGTTCATGGGGGTCGCTGAGCTAATCATCACCGCAACATGCTCCCAGCACTGCATCACGGTCTGGGGCCATGTCATCTGCCTGTTCTGTTGTGACTTTCCCAGTGGTCGCCGGGAGTGTTCCATAACCATAAGCGAGGCGCTGGAGTGAGGCCTCCTTCCGCGAGTTGAACAGGATCAAGAAGAGCGACAGCGAGTGGCTCAGGCAGCTGACGCCGGAGCACTGTGCGCTGATATTATGAGATAGCTTCTAGGCTGCTGCTCTCTCCGGGAAGGGCCGAGGGCGGAGAAGCCTGATTTTATTGGCGTTCCGCGTGATACTTAGCGACGGCGACGAGTCATGTGAGCAGCTTCACCATCGTCAGCGCATGCGCCTTGGCGACCGTGACGAGATCCGCGACCTCGACGTACTCGTCCGGCGCCGCGATATTATGCGGCGTCGGCCCGTACACGACGCACGGCGTGCCTCGTCTCCGCCAGAACCGGCAGTCCGTCCCGCCCAGCGAACAACTCAATTCCACCGGCGCGCCGCGCACCGCCGCGACGCTATCCACCATGGTCCGCACCAGGGGATGCGCGGGATCGGTGAAGTTGGGATCCCGCCAGTGGCGGATCTCGCACTCGATATGGGGATGCCGCCCGAGCCGTGCGCGGACTTCGTCCATCACCGCGGCGTGCGTAAACCCGAACGGCATGCGGATATCGACCCAGGCTTCGGCATGATACGGGATCAGACTGTCCTTTTCGCCCCCGCGCAGCACTCCGACGTTGACCGTAGTCTCGACGATATAGCGCCCTGCGCCGGATCCGAACATCGCGTCAAACGTTGGGCCGATCTTTGAGGCCATGTCGTGCAGCCACGGCGGCGTGCCGCCGTACGGGCCGGCGAGGCTCCGCATGTCAGTCAGGAAATCCATCAGCAGATGATTGGCGTTGCGGCCCATGCTCGGCACGGGGCTGTGCCCCGAGAGCCCGCGTGCCGTGAAGGTCAGCCGGCTCGCGCCCTTCTCGCCGAACCGGACGAGGCCGGCTCCGCTCGGCTCGGCGCTCAGAACCATATCGCCCTGCACTTCGGGACAGTGCGCCGCCAGATGTTCGGACCCAAACTTGGCGCCGGTCTCCTCGTCCGAGACGAGCGTCAGCGTGATCCGGCCAGGCCATTCCCGGCGGTGCTCCGCCATGACGAGAAATGCGGTCATCAGCGCGGCGTCGCCGCCTTTCATGTCGATCGCGCCGCGGCCGTAGATGCGGCCGTCGACGAGTTCGCCGCCGAAGGGGTCGTGTGTCCAGCGGCTGAGGTCGCCCGGAGGGTACGTATCGAAGTGGCCGTTCAGCACGACATGCGGCCCGCGGTCCGCGCCCGAGACGGTCGCGATCAAATTCGGGAGGCCCTCGCGCACGATGACGTCCGACTGCTCCACGCCAGGCGCGTCGAGATCGCCACGCGCGAACCGGTGCACCTCGGTCGTGTCGCCTGGCGGGCTGCTCTCCCGGTCAATGCTGGGAATTTGGAGCAGCCGCCGGCAGCGGCGAATGAGCTCGTCGCGCCGCGCGTCGACTGCTCCCAGGATCCGCTCGCCCAACTCCATCCGATGCCCTCCAACGTGATCTGTGCCGACCAAGAATTACGGCGTGTCCGCGGCGCGCACCTCCGGCGCGGACGGGGGGACCGCGCTTCTCGCCCATCGAATAGAGCCGCACCCGCTCGAAGGCGATCGAGGTGACTCGTGAAGCAAGATCTCTTTCTCGAAGAAGCCCGGCTCGGCCCGCGCAGCGACGTCTTGATCGAATACGACGAGAAGCCGCGGCTCGTGCAGTTTCGCGAACGGTTCCGGGCGTACGCGCTGGTCGATCTCGCCCACGCCGTGATGATGGTCGAGGAAGGGATGCTGACCCGCGAGCGCGGCGCCAAGTTGCTCCGAGGCCTGCTGCAGATCCTGGATCTCGGTCCGGACGACTTTCCGTGGGAGCCGCGGTCGGGGTCGTACCTCGTGCAGATCGAGCGCTACCTCGAGCAGCAGTTCGGTCACGACATCGCGGGACGGCTCCAGACCGGCCGCAGCCGCAACGACCAGGAGGCTGCCGCGGACCGCGTTTACCTGCGCGACGCTCTGCTCGGCACCGTCGCCGACCTCATCGCGCTGGAGCGCGCGCTGCTCTCGCTGGCAGCGCAGCACACGGGGACGATCATGCCGGCCTACACGCACCTCCAGCACGCGCAGCCCGGCACGTTCGCCCACTATCTGCTTCGCGAAGCGAGCATCTTCGAGCGCGACCTCCAGCGTCTGGAGGGCACGTTCGGGCGTACGAATCTGAGCGCGCTCGGCGGCGCTGCGCTGGTCGGAACGTCGTGGCCCGTGAACCGCCGCCGCACCGCCGATCTGCTCGGGCATGATGGTCTCGTCGTGAACGCGTCGGACGCAGGCGTCTTTGCGCGGGACGTGCTCGAAGAAAACGTCGCCGCGCTCGCGCTGCTCATGAGCAACCTCGGCCGCCTCGCGACCGATCTCTACGTCTGGTCGTCGTGGGAATTCTCGTTCGTCGAGGTGGCCGACGGCCTTGCCGGCACGAGCAGCATCATGCCGCAGAAGAAGAATCCGCACGCGCTCGAACGGGTGAAGGCCCTCGCGGGACAAGCGGTGGGGTGGTTGGCGTCGATGATGGGCGCGCAGCGCGGCGTGCTCTCGACCGATCTGGATGCGACGTTCGGTGACGATGTGGTGGCGGAGGCGCTGCGCGCGTCCCGCGCCGGGCTCCGGCTGCTGACCGAGACCGCGCGGACGCTGCGGGTGCGCGCGGACGTGATGGCCGAGCGGGCCGGCGTCTTCTGGAGCACAGCCAGCAATTTGGCCGACGAGCTGGTCCGCCGGTTCGATCTGCCGTTCCGGACCGCGCATCATGTGGTGGGGCGTTTCGTGAAGTACTCGACCGAGGCCCATCAGGGGCCGGGCGACGCCTCCGCCGAGTTGTTCCGCCGCGCCGCGCGTGAGATGGCGGGGCGGGATATCGAACTCGGGGCCGCGGATCTCCGCCGCATCCTGGATCCGCGGGCGTTTCTCGAAACGCGGGTCACCGAGGGCAGCGCCAACCCGCGTCACGCCGCGGACCACATCCGGCTGCTGAACGAGGCGACCGATAGCCACGCCGCCTGGCACGCGCAGCAGACCGACAAGATCACGGCGGCGATCGCGGCGCTCGAGCGTACCGTCCGGGCGCTCTCGGCATGACAACGATGCCGCCCACCGGGGCCTCGACGTTCAGCGGACAGCTCGCCGAGTTCGGCGCCTCGCTGACCCTCGAGCGGGTGCCGGCCCCCGTCATTGCCCACGCGAAATTGCTGACGCTCGACACGTTGGGTGCGGCGATCGCCGGTGTGCCGACCGCGGAGTGCCAAGCGGCAATTCGCGCGGTCCGGACACTGGCGGCGGCCGACGGCGGGCCCTCGACTGTGTGGGGCACCGCGTTGCGCACCACGCGGGCATGCGCGGCGCTGGTCAATGGCATCGCCGCGCACGCGCAAGAACTGGACGACTTCGGTGGGTGCGATCATTCCGGCGCGGTCGTGCTCCCGGCCGTGCTGGCGGCGTGCGAGGGCAGCGGCGTGACGGGTGCCCGCGCCCTCGAGGCGATCATCGTCGGCTACGATTTGGCGCTTCGCGTCCTTGAAGCCGCCGGCGGCTATCGGGCCCACAACGGACGGGGCTGGCATTCGACGGGGACGTGCGGGAGTTTCGGCGCCGCGGCTGCGGTCGCAAAGGTGTTGAACCTAGACGCCCGCCACACGACGTGGGCGCTCGGCATCGCCGGCACCTTTACCGGTGGGACGTGGGCGTTTCTGGCCGATGGCGCGATGAGCAAGCGCTACCATCCCGGACGGGCCGCTGAAACAGGCGTTGTCGCGGCGGCGCTCGCCCAAGAGGGCTTTACCGGCCCGACGCAGGTGTTTGAGGCCGAGTGGGGCGGATTTCTTCCGACGTATGCGCCCGGCGATGCCGAGCCCGCCCGGCTCACGCGGTCCCTCGGCACGGAGTTCATGATCATGCGCAGCGGTGTCAAACCATACGCCTGCTGTCGCGGCGCCCACAGCACGCTCGATGCGGTGCTCGATCTCAGGCGGCGCTACGCACTCACAGCGGACCGGGTCGCCGCCGTCGCTATCCGGTGTACCGCGGCGGACAAGCAGATGCTGGGAGATCGCGACCCGATGACGCGGCTCGCCGCGCAGATGAGCCTGCCCTACAGCGTGGCTG encodes the following:
- a CDS encoding class I SAM-dependent methyltransferase; this encodes MEPAKPRWTDPDAYEAFMGRWSEHLAKPFLAFADVAPGGRVLDVACGTGVLTKALAEAGAHVIGMDASEGYLEGARRHRSHPNATYELGDIRQMRFDDGSFDAAVSTLALDVLPEIEQVVAEMKRVTRPGGVVASGVHQFFGGMPAFDLVIHTGAVLDAGFAGLRSTRAGRQLFWPNGQAGLWRKMGLTNVTEVPVVVDCEYPSFADYWATFTGGQGIVSGHLMALSDDVRGAIQRHVRAGYLAGLPDGPRSFPMMFRMVRGLVPG
- the argH gene encoding argininosuccinate lyase, with the translated sequence MKQDLFLEEARLGPRSDVLIEYDEKPRLVQFRERFRAYALVDLAHAVMMVEEGMLTRERGAKLLRGLLQILDLGPDDFPWEPRSGSYLVQIERYLEQQFGHDIAGRLQTGRSRNDQEAAADRVYLRDALLGTVADLIALERALLSLAAQHTGTIMPAYTHLQHAQPGTFAHYLLREASIFERDLQRLEGTFGRTNLSALGGAALVGTSWPVNRRRTADLLGHDGLVVNASDAGVFARDVLEENVAALALLMSNLGRLATDLYVWSSWEFSFVEVADGLAGTSSIMPQKKNPHALERVKALAGQAVGWLASMMGAQRGVLSTDLDATFGDDVVAEALRASRAGLRLLTETARTLRVRADVMAERAGVFWSTASNLADELVRRFDLPFRTAHHVVGRFVKYSTEAHQGPGDASAELFRRAAREMAGRDIELGAADLRRILDPRAFLETRVTEGSANPRHAADHIRLLNEATDSHAAWHAQQTDKITAAIAALERTVRALSA
- a CDS encoding M20/M25/M40 family metallo-hydrolase, yielding MELGERILGAVDARRDELIRRCRRLLQIPSIDRESSPPGDTTEVHRFARGDLDAPGVEQSDVIVREGLPNLIATVSGADRGPHVVLNGHFDTYPPGDLSRWTHDPFGGELVDGRIYGRGAIDMKGGDAALMTAFLVMAEHRREWPGRITLTLVSDEETGAKFGSEHLAAHCPEVQGDMVLSAEPSGAGLVRFGEKGASRLTFTARGLSGHSPVPSMGRNANHLLMDFLTDMRSLAGPYGGTPPWLHDMASKIGPTFDAMFGSGAGRYIVETTVNVGVLRGGEKDSLIPYHAEAWVDIRMPFGFTHAAVMDEVRARLGRHPHIECEIRHWRDPNFTDPAHPLVRTMVDSVAAVRGAPVELSCSLGGTDCRFWRRRGTPCVVYGPTPHNIAAPDEYVEVADLVTVAKAHALTMVKLLT
- a CDS encoding MmgE/PrpD family protein is translated as MTTMPPTGASTFSGQLAEFGASLTLERVPAPVIAHAKLLTLDTLGAAIAGVPTAECQAAIRAVRTLAAADGGPSTVWGTALRTTRACAALVNGIAAHAQELDDFGGCDHSGAVVLPAVLAACEGSGVTGARALEAIIVGYDLALRVLEAAGGYRAHNGRGWHSTGTCGSFGAAAAVAKVLNLDARHTTWALGIAGTFTGGTWAFLADGAMSKRYHPGRAAETGVVAAALAQEGFTGPTQVFEAEWGGFLPTYAPGDAEPARLTRSLGTEFMIMRSGVKPYACCRGAHSTLDAVLDLRRRYALTADRVAAVAIRCTAADKQMLGDRDPMTRLAAQMSLPYSVAVALTTGRASLTEYEDTWLMNGPTRALMGNVEMRVDASLPEGREPYVTITTRDGQQHTGHVDIGRGAPENPLPPSDIIAKYENLAARVLRPKSVGAIKDLVLALEEVPTIDALCEALRTAETRTT